CAATGTCATTGCTTCCATTTAATGATATAGGTTTTACATGATGAATGTTTCAACCAAATGCGCTTTTACGATTATTAAAAGCAGATTTATTCATTGTTCTTCCTGCAAAATCCTTTACTCTTGTTTGAGTTCCATAATAACTTTCTCAAATTTTTTCTGCTTTTTCTTTAGTGATGTTAGAATTAGCCATATGAATTTACCTTTCTAATGAATCTCTTAATATTTTTTTGATCTCATCTGCTGTTTTTTCTGAATCTTCATTGTAAATAATGTGTAAATTCTTAACAAGTTTTTTATTATGTGAACATTTTCAATAAATTGAATTTTGATTTTCATATTGTTTACTTACTTCAGCAAAAA
This genomic window from Mycoplasmopsis gallinacea contains:
- a CDS encoding HNH endonuclease signature motif containing protein, translated to MANSNITKEKAEKIWESYYGTQTRVKDFAGRTMNKSAFNNRKSAFGWNIHHVKPISLNGSNDIENTIPVHILSNSEFGDKNSAKVNGTFYQWQKMPGKRTAGIIYELGEDVILSPNKKFIKNKK